Proteins found in one Hoplias malabaricus isolate fHopMal1 chromosome 17, fHopMal1.hap1, whole genome shotgun sequence genomic segment:
- the LOC136673199 gene encoding voltage-dependent calcium channel subunit alpha-2/delta-4-like, with product MVPCNTEYPGFIYDNTIRETNSIIKCGRCQKMFVLQQVVNSNLVMLVVQADCDCSRQYAPITLSPREVKYNATVKCNRMKSQKIRRRPESCHAYHPHENAKDCGGACEISISVALFFMSLVTSLGLR from the exons ATGGTGCCCTGCAACACTGAATACCCCGGGTTCATTTACGACAACACCATCAGGGAAACCAACAGCATCATCAAATGTGGCCGGTGTCAAAA GATGTTTGTGCTCCAGCAGGTTGTGAACAGTAACCTGGTGATGCTTGTTGTACAAGCAGACTGTGACTGTTCTCGCCAGTACGCTCCCATCACCCTCAGCCCCAGAGAGGTCAAAT ATAATGCCACAGTGAAATGCAACAGGATGAAGTCACAGAAAATCCGCAGACGCCCGGAGTCTTGTCATGCATACCATCCCCAT GAAAATGCCAAGGATTGTGGTGGAGCGTGTGAGATATCCATATCAGTGGCTCTCTTCTTCATGTCCCTAGTCACATCACTGGGCCTTCGCTGA